A single window of Ktedonobacteraceae bacterium DNA harbors:
- a CDS encoding alkaline phosphatase family protein, whose translation MSLGTKRKKVLVIGLDCAPPELVFEQWRDELPNFKRVMDNGVWGKLESCIPAITVPAWSSMMSSKDPGTLGFYGFRNRGDYSYEKNTLANSNSVKTDRVWDVLSRAGKKVITVGVPQTYPPKPVNGIQVGCFLTPSTTNPERPYTYPASVMQEISATVGEYLVDVPNFRTEDKDYLLRQIYTMTEKRFKLVKKWIAEKDWDFFMFVEMGTDRIHHGLWKYHDPTHHKYEVHPIYNESIHNYYRYLDNEIGQILDLIDEENTTVYIVSDHGAKKMDGGICVNEWLIREGYLTLKSQPATLTAIDRCEIDWSKTRVWGDGGYYARIFLNIEGREPQGIVKPSEVEALRDELKAKLEALPDHTGANIGTRVFKPQEIYKACNGVPPDLIVYFGDLFWRSVGSVGHGSIYTFDNDTGPDDCNHAQFGIVIKHDPDAHEGPGGRELSGLQLMDMAPSILKQLDVPVPADMQGQVF comes from the coding sequence ATGAGTCTCGGCACAAAGCGAAAAAAAGTTCTGGTGATCGGCCTGGATTGCGCCCCACCGGAACTCGTTTTTGAGCAATGGCGCGATGAGTTGCCGAATTTCAAACGGGTGATGGATAACGGTGTCTGGGGTAAGCTCGAAAGCTGCATCCCTGCCATCACCGTTCCCGCGTGGAGTTCGATGATGTCGAGCAAGGATCCGGGCACATTGGGATTCTATGGCTTTCGCAATCGCGGCGACTATTCTTATGAGAAGAATACGCTCGCCAATTCCAACTCGGTTAAGACCGACCGTGTCTGGGATGTGCTTTCACGCGCCGGTAAAAAAGTCATCACCGTCGGTGTGCCACAAACCTATCCTCCCAAGCCGGTCAACGGCATTCAAGTCGGTTGTTTCCTGACGCCGTCTACCACTAATCCCGAACGGCCGTATACGTATCCCGCCTCTGTGATGCAGGAGATCTCGGCCACAGTGGGTGAGTACCTGGTAGATGTCCCGAACTTCCGTACTGAGGATAAGGATTACTTGCTGCGCCAGATCTATACTATGACCGAAAAGCGCTTTAAACTGGTCAAAAAGTGGATTGCGGAAAAGGACTGGGATTTCTTCATGTTTGTGGAGATGGGGACGGATCGCATTCACCATGGCTTATGGAAATATCATGATCCCACGCACCACAAATATGAGGTGCATCCGATCTATAACGAGAGTATCCATAATTATTATCGCTATCTCGACAATGAGATTGGGCAAATCCTGGACCTGATAGATGAGGAAAATACGACCGTTTACATTGTCTCCGATCATGGCGCTAAGAAGATGGATGGTGGCATTTGCGTCAACGAATGGCTCATCCGCGAGGGCTACCTCACACTGAAATCGCAGCCGGCGACCCTTACGGCTATCGACCGGTGTGAAATCGATTGGAGCAAGACGCGTGTCTGGGGAGACGGCGGTTATTACGCTCGTATCTTCCTCAATATCGAAGGGCGCGAACCGCAGGGCATCGTCAAGCCCTCTGAGGTTGAGGCGCTGCGCGACGAACTGAAGGCGAAATTAGAGGCCCTGCCCGACCATACCGGCGCGAATATTGGCACGCGCGTCTTTAAGCCACAGGAAATCTACAAGGCGTGCAACGGCGTGCCACCAGACCTGATCGTCTACTTCGGAGACCTCTTCTGGCGCTCTGTCGGCTCGGTTGGTCATGGTTCAATTTACACCTTCGATAACGATACCGGGCCAGACGATTGCAACCACGCGCAGTTTGGTATCGTGATTAAGCATGACCCTGACGCGCACGAGGGTCCGGGCGGACGCGAACTGTCTGGCCTCCAGCTGATGGACATGGCGCCATCTATTCTGAAGCAACTCGACGTACCGGTCCCTGCCGATATGCAGGGCCAGGTTTTTTAA
- the sat gene encoding sulfate adenylyltransferase, with translation MINGLIAPHGGELVVNMAGEQERAELQERARSLPRIEVGSRQLADLEMLANGAYSPLGGFMNRADYLGVVNDMHLGNGLPWSVPITLATSTEQAASLKEGSQVALVNAEGTLQAVMTIQEKFGYDKEHEASKVYRTTEDAHPGVKVLYQQGDVLLGGPVRVVALQNQAFAKYRFTPTQSRQIFAERGWKRVVGFQTRNPVHRAHEYIQKCALETVDGLYLHPLVGDTKGDDIPADVRMRCYEVLLENYYPANRVVLGVLPAAMRYAGPREAVFHALMRKNYGCSHFIVGRDHAGVGNYYGTYDAHHIFSEFDPAKLGITPMFFDHTFFCRACDSMASAKTCPHGNDQHVTLSGTKVRQMLQAGEIPPREFSRPEVAKVLIEAMRQPVA, from the coding sequence ATGATAAATGGATTGATCGCTCCTCACGGAGGAGAACTGGTAGTGAACATGGCAGGCGAGCAGGAACGCGCCGAATTGCAGGAGCGCGCAAGAAGCCTGCCGCGCATAGAAGTAGGCTCGCGCCAGCTGGCCGACCTGGAAATGCTGGCCAACGGCGCTTACAGCCCCCTCGGCGGCTTTATGAACCGCGCTGATTACCTGGGCGTCGTCAACGACATGCACCTGGGCAATGGCCTGCCATGGTCGGTGCCGATCACGCTTGCTACCAGTACGGAGCAGGCAGCTTCGCTCAAAGAAGGCTCACAGGTAGCGCTGGTCAATGCAGAAGGAACCCTACAGGCCGTCATGACCATTCAGGAGAAATTTGGTTATGATAAGGAGCACGAGGCCAGCAAGGTCTATCGCACGACCGAAGACGCGCATCCCGGCGTAAAAGTCCTTTACCAGCAGGGCGATGTGCTGCTGGGCGGGCCGGTACGGGTTGTGGCGTTGCAAAACCAGGCTTTTGCCAAATATCGTTTCACGCCCACGCAGTCGCGCCAGATCTTTGCCGAGCGTGGCTGGAAGCGTGTTGTAGGCTTCCAGACGCGCAATCCTGTTCATCGCGCGCATGAATATATCCAGAAGTGCGCGCTTGAGACCGTCGACGGCCTGTACCTGCATCCGCTGGTAGGAGATACCAAGGGCGACGATATTCCCGCCGATGTGCGCATGCGCTGCTATGAAGTGCTGCTGGAGAACTATTATCCGGCGAACCGCGTCGTCCTGGGCGTCCTTCCCGCCGCCATGCGCTATGCAGGGCCGCGAGAAGCCGTCTTCCATGCATTGATGCGTAAGAACTATGGATGCTCGCATTTCATCGTTGGGCGCGACCATGCCGGTGTGGGCAACTACTACGGCACCTATGACGCTCACCACATCTTTTCAGAATTCGACCCGGCGAAGCTTGGCATTACACCGATGTTCTTCGACCACACCTTCTTCTGCCGCGCCTGCGATTCGATGGCCTCGGCAAAGACCTGCCCGCACGGTAATGATCAACATGTCACGTTGAGCGGCACAAAGGTGCGCCAGATGTTGCAGGCAGGAGAGATTCCACCGCGCGAATTTTCACGCCCAGAGGTCGCAAAAGTACTAATTGAAGCTATGCGCCAACCTGTAGCGTAA
- a CDS encoding SIS domain-containing protein has translation METVKQYFNELEQMMRAISLPHLEQVFLLLEEAYYNGHRIFIMGNGGSAATASHFALDLSKNTITAGAPRLKAISLTDHVPLITAWSNDTAYEHIFAEQLANMIEAGDIALGISASGNSPNVINAMQLARRTGAATIGLLGAKGGKLKDIVDAYVLAPGQNIEQEEDAHMILTHVITRHMREVVRAYAQTLALAGTN, from the coding sequence TTGGAAACCGTTAAGCAGTACTTCAATGAACTCGAGCAGATGATGCGAGCAATATCGCTACCCCATCTTGAGCAGGTCTTCCTGTTGCTGGAGGAGGCATATTATAACGGGCACCGCATTTTTATTATGGGCAATGGCGGCAGCGCGGCTACAGCCTCACACTTCGCGCTTGATCTCTCGAAGAACACGATTACAGCCGGTGCCCCACGTCTCAAAGCCATTTCCTTAACCGATCACGTGCCATTGATTACCGCCTGGAGCAACGATACGGCATACGAACATATCTTTGCCGAGCAGCTGGCGAACATGATCGAAGCTGGTGATATCGCGCTCGGTATCAGTGCCAGCGGCAACTCGCCGAATGTGATTAACGCTATGCAGCTGGCGAGACGCACGGGTGCCGCAACCATCGGCCTGCTGGGCGCAAAAGGTGGCAAGCTGAAGGATATCGTCGACGCCTATGTACTTGCCCCCGGCCAGAACATCGAGCAGGAAGAGGACGCGCACATGATTCTCACCCATGTGATTACGCGACATATGCGCGAAGTGGTGCGCGCCTATGCGCAGACGCTGGCGCTGGCAGGAACGAATTGA
- a CDS encoding phenylalanine--tRNA ligase beta subunit-related protein, which yields MTTFRYATELLARYPGVVGGVILASGMTNGPTPPGLLAAFQAEQQAVLNRLGDTPLSQLPALAAWRSAFRGFGVDPTQYRSAAESLLRRLTKKGDIPSINLLVDLGNLVSIRYALPVAVFDTRALQGAVTVHFAGGSERYTTLGESEVDHPEPGEVVFSDETGLVIARRWCWRQSDQSAAQEDTTAAIITVEAHHSNGRRDVEAALHDLLALLEEYAGGRFKAGILDRENPLISDAL from the coding sequence ATGACGACCTTCCGCTATGCTACTGAACTACTGGCTCGTTATCCCGGTGTCGTGGGCGGCGTTATCCTGGCATCGGGCATGACCAATGGTCCAACGCCGCCAGGCTTGCTGGCCGCATTTCAAGCTGAACAGCAAGCCGTGCTGAATCGTCTCGGCGACACACCTTTGAGCCAACTTCCCGCGCTGGCGGCGTGGCGAAGCGCCTTTCGCGGCTTCGGCGTAGACCCGACACAGTATCGAAGCGCTGCCGAATCATTGCTGCGCCGTTTGACCAAAAAAGGCGATATTCCGAGCATCAATTTGCTGGTCGATCTTGGAAACCTGGTCAGCATTCGCTACGCCTTGCCGGTGGCAGTCTTCGATACGCGGGCCTTACAGGGAGCGGTGACAGTTCATTTTGCCGGCGGCTCCGAACGTTATACAACGTTGGGTGAGAGCGAAGTAGACCATCCAGAGCCGGGCGAGGTTGTATTCTCGGATGAAACCGGGCTGGTAATCGCGCGCCGCTGGTGCTGGCGGCAGAGCGATCAAAGCGCGGCCCAGGAAGATACGACCGCCGCGATCATTACAGTCGAGGCGCATCACTCGAACGGGCGCCGGGATGTTGAGGCCGCGCTGCATGATCTGCTGGCGCTGCTGGAAGAGTACGCGGGCGGGAGGTTTAAAGCAGGGATACTGGATAGAGAGAATCCGCTGATTTCGGATGCTCTGTAA